CGAAGACCGCCCTTCCTCCGATGCCGCGGCCCAGCCGCCGGTAGACACCAGTCGCCGGCGCTTCCTGGGGGGCGCCGCGGTATTGGGGGTCGGCGCGACCTTGAGTGCCTGCGGCAATACCAGCGAAACACCGGGCAGACCGGAAGCGCGGCCGCTTACCCCGCAAGCACTGGACAAGGCGTTGCGCGACCAGGTGAAAACCGTGGTAGTGATCTACGCCGAGAATCGCAGTTTCAACAATCTATTTGCGGATTTTCCCGGCGTCGAAAAGCCGCTGTCGGCACTTTCCGCCGCCGATACACAGCAACGCGACCGTGACGCCAGCGTATTGAACACCCTGCCGCCTGTCTGGGGCGGTGTGCTGCAAGTCGGCCCGCAGACAGTGGACGGGGTGACCTATGCCAGTGGAGCGCAATTCCAGGAAAACCTGCCCAACGCACCGTTCGCCCTCAGGGGCCCTAACGCTGAAGACCTGCCCCTGAGCCTGGTCACACGCGATTTGTGGCACGTGTTCTATCAGAACCAAATGCAGATCAATGGCGGCAAAAATGATCATTTCGTCGCCTGGGCCGACTCCGGCGGCTTGGTGATGGGCCATTACGCCCAGAGTCGTTATTCCCTGCGCCTGTGGGACGTGGCCAAGGAGTTTGTGCTCTGCGACAACTTCTTCCAGGGGGCCTTTGGTGGCTCGTTCCTCAATCACCAGTACCTGATCAGCGCTACCGCGCCGGTTTATCCGAATGCCGCTCAATCGGTCGCAAAAGCGCAGATCGCCACGCTGCAAAGCGATGACCCCAGCGACCCGCGCCTCAAACCGCTGGACACGTCCCCGGCCAGCGCCATGACGGGGCCGCCGCAGTTTGGCCCCAGCGCCCTGACCCCGGATGGCTACGTGGTGAACACCTTGGCCCCGCCCTACTGGCCGACCTGGATTCGCGACCCGCAAAACCCGGACTATTCAAAACCGGAGCTGCCCAACGTGCTGGTGCCGCAGACCCACGAACACATCGGCGACAAATTGTCGAAAAAGAACGTCGAATGGGCGTGGTACGCCGGCGCATGGCAAGCGACCCTGGACCAATTCAAGGACTCGGGCG
Above is a genomic segment from Pseudomonas azadiae containing:
- the acpA gene encoding acid phosphatase, which codes for MSDDHEDRPSSDAAAQPPVDTSRRRFLGGAAVLGVGATLSACGNTSETPGRPEARPLTPQALDKALRDQVKTVVVIYAENRSFNNLFADFPGVEKPLSALSAADTQQRDRDASVLNTLPPVWGGVLQVGPQTVDGVTYASGAQFQENLPNAPFALRGPNAEDLPLSLVTRDLWHVFYQNQMQINGGKNDHFVAWADSGGLVMGHYAQSRYSLRLWDVAKEFVLCDNFFQGAFGGSFLNHQYLISATAPVYPNAAQSVAKAQIATLQSDDPSDPRLKPLDTSPASAMTGPPQFGPSALTPDGYVVNTLAPPYWPTWIRDPQNPDYSKPELPNVLVPQTHEHIGDKLSKKNVEWAWYAGAWQATLDQFKDSGGIPKIPNFQYHHQPFNYFKQQGPQNRAERDRRLRDGGLGDDSGTNKFFADAQAGKLPAVTFYKPQGNLNMHAGYADIASGDRHIVRALKVLQESPQWQNMVVVVTVDENGGWWDHVAPPKGDRWGPGTRVPALVVSPFARKGTVDHTVYDTASILRLITRVFQLETLDGLKQRDDAMIARGQKPMGDLTAALQFNR